The proteins below come from a single Pieris brassicae chromosome 1, ilPieBrab1.1, whole genome shotgun sequence genomic window:
- the LOC123720709 gene encoding chymotrypsin-1-like — protein sequence MFLNIVTLFVMSWIAQGEVQESRIVGGTDASESLAPYQVSFRNTDRSDDHFCAGSIISESWILTAAHCTNGIDANQIAAVVGTNKLSSGGDRYEINKIIIHENFIIRRLQNDISLCQIKGEFNFNDRVKPIRLASRPNIRPGSRCVLTGWGFTDNQRTVPDNLQVLTVTVLSNRRCSEKLAQTRDLTPIEKTQMCTLTRESEGACNGDSGGPLVRNGKQVGIVSWGIACARGFPDVFVYVPAYYNWINEHIQ from the exons atgtttttgaatATCGTTACACTGTTTGTCATGTCATGGATTGCTCAAG GTGAAGTGCAGGAATCGAGAATTGTAGGCGGTACGGATGCCTCCGAATCGTTGGCTCCATACCAAGTGTCGTTTAGGAATACCGACAGATCAGATGATCACTTCTGTGCTGGCTCTATTATAAGCGAAAGTTGGATTCTCACCGCCGCACACTGCACCAATGG caTAGATGCAAATCAGATAGCCGCAGTGGTAGGGACAAACAAACTTTCATCTGGAGGAGATCGTTatgagataaataaaattataattcacgagaattttataattcGGCGCCTACAGAATGATATATCACTGTGTCAAATAAAAGGCGAATTTAACTTCAATGATAGGGTTAAACCGATAAGGTTAGCTTCGAGACCTAATATTAGACCTGGATCTAGATGTGTATTGACAGGGTGGGGATTCACAGAt AACCAACGAACAGTACCGGACAATCTTCAAGTGTTAACTGTAACGGTATTGAGTAATAGACGATGCTCAGAGAAACTGGCGCAGACAAGAGATCTTACACCCATTGAAAAAACCCAAATGTGCACATTGACTAGAGAATCGGAAGGAGCTTGTAAT GGTGACTCTGGTGGACCTCTAGTGAGGAATGGAAAACAAGTGGGCATAGTATCCTGGGGGATAGCATGCGCTCGAGGCTTCCCAGACGTGTTTGTATATGTACCAGCATACTACAACTGGATTAATGAgcatatacaataa